In Camelina sativa cultivar DH55 chromosome 16, Cs, whole genome shotgun sequence, a single window of DNA contains:
- the LOC104753555 gene encoding uncharacterized protein LOC104753555, with amino-acid sequence MYILVAVDYFSKWVEAIASPTNDHKVVMKMFKSIIFPRFGIQRVVISDGGTHFINRVFDGLLRKYGFKHKFATTYHPQTSRQVEVSNKQIKAILARIVRITKKDWAFKLDDALWAYKTAYKTPIGRTPFQLLYGKNCHLPVEVEYKAMWATKLLNLDIKTAQEKRVMVFHELDDIRLEAYDNSRIYKERTKAFHDKKIRHKNLKAGNKVLLFNSKLRLFPGMLKSRWSGPFEIKKVLPYGGVTLLGKDETEFTVNGQRVKKYMTNEITEVGSSLRLVDPAPV; translated from the coding sequence ATGTACATCCTAGTGGCAGTTGACTAtttctccaagtgggtagaagcaaTCGCCAGCCCGACGAATGATCACAAGGTCGTAATGAAGATGTTCAAAAGCATCATTTTTCCGAGATTTGGAATCCAAAGAGTAGTtatcagtgatggaggaaccCACTTCATTAACAGGGTTTTCGATGGCTTGTTGAGAAAGTACGGATTCAAGCATAAATTCGCGACAACTTATCACCCACAGACCAGCAGACAAGTGGAAGTAAGCAACAAACAGATCAAAGCGATATTAGCCAGAATCGTGCGAATCACAAAAAAAGATTGGGCATTCAAGCTGGATGATGCGTTATGGGCTTACAAGACCGCTTATAAAACACCTATTGGGCGGACCCCTTTCCAGCTTCTTTATGGAAAAAACTGTCATCTTCCGGTCGAGGTTGAATACAAAGCAATGTGGGCGACCAAGCTGCTGAATTTGGACATAAAGACTGCTCAAGAGAAGAGAGTAATGGTATTCCACGAACTCGATGATATACGGCTAGAGGCCTATGATAATTCGAGaatctacaaggaaagaaccaaagcttttcatgacaagaagatcCGACACAAGAATTTGAAAGCTGGGAACAAAGTCCTTTTGTTCAACTCAAAGCTTCGGCTGTTCCCTGGGATGCTCAAGTCAAGATGGTCAGGACCCTTCGAAATTAAAAAGGTTCTGCCCTATGGAGGGGTGACTTTACTAGGAAAAGATGAGACAGAATTTACTGTGAATGGGCAGAGAGTGAAGAAATACATGACAAATGAGATCACAGAGGTAGGATCATCTCTGCGTCTCGTCGATCCTGCGCCAGTCTGA